A window of Elusimicrobiota bacterium contains these coding sequences:
- a CDS encoding HypC/HybG/HupF family hydrogenase formation chaperone — protein MCLGIPGKVVSIAAEAGGLSTGRIDFNGIVKDACLAYVPEAKIGDYVIIHAGFAISVIDEAEAAETFRYLEELDAAAAKEAR, from the coding sequence ATGTGCCTTGGCATCCCGGGCAAGGTCGTCAGCATCGCCGCTGAAGCAGGCGGCCTGTCCACGGGCCGGATCGACTTCAACGGCATCGTCAAAGACGCCTGCCTCGCCTACGTCCCGGAGGCCAAGATCGGCGATTACGTCATCATCCACGCCGGCTTCGCCATCAGCGTCATAGACGAGGCCGAGGCGGCGGAGACCTTCAGGTACCTCGAAGAGCTCGACGCGGCCGCGGCCAAGGAAGCCCGGTGA